The sequence GAtccaccacccccaccccctcGCCAGATCCACCCGACCCTCCAATCAACCATGACGgtgtcgccgtcgccgctgctgccgccggcTGGCGAGCCGTTCCGCGTGTTCGTGGGGTACGACCCGCGCGAGCACGAGGCGTACGAGGTGTGCCGCCGCAGCCTGCTGCGGCACGCCTCCGTGCCGCTCGACGTGCGCCCCATCCGCCAGCCGGACCTCCGCGCCGCGGGGCTCTACTGGCGAGCGCGTGGGCCCACCGAGAGCACCGAGTTCTCCTTCACCCGCTTCCTCACCCCCTACCTCGCCGGCTACCGCGGCTGGGCGCTCTTCGTCGACTGCGACTTCCTCTACCTCGCCGACCTCGCcgacctcctcgccgccgccgtcccgaCCGGCGCCGACGCGGACCGCCTCGCCGTCGTCTGCGTCAAGCACGAGTACAAGCCCGCCGAGGCCACCAAGATGGACGGCGCCATCCAGACCGTGTACCCGCGCAAGAACTGGTCCTCCATGGTGCTCTACAACTGCGGACACCCCAAGAACGTCGCCGCGCTGACCCCCGACGCCGTCAGCACCCAGACCggcgccttcctccaccgcttCGC is a genomic window of Phragmites australis chromosome 24, lpPhrAust1.1, whole genome shotgun sequence containing:
- the LOC133908026 gene encoding protein CDI-like, with amino-acid sequence MTVSPSPLLPPAGEPFRVFVGYDPREHEAYEVCRRSLLRHASVPLDVRPIRQPDLRAAGLYWRARGPTESTEFSFTRFLTPYLAGYRGWALFVDCDFLYLADLADLLAAAVPTGADADRLAVVCVKHEYKPAEATKMDGAIQTVYPRKNWSSMVLYNCGHPKNVAALTPDAVSTQTGAFLHRFAWLDDDEIGEVPFVWNFLVGHNRVDPDDPATRPKAIHYTCGGPWFERYRDCEFADLWIKEAEELKAEKEKLRLKGDAEEEDNKEGN